cgggtgtgacaattcATGTGtcctaaaaattaaatacaCATAGATTAAACTTAAACTAaagaaaaatcatcaattgagtcatcattctaaacaaaaatcatcaattgaaaacttatcgaaaatcattcggttgaacagtttcagacactcttccctaaactcattttgaactAACACATAAATTATTACAgtttatatcaaatagtcacagtttctgattttaggatagaaTGAGaattcaattgataatttttacttAATTCAGAGATctgattgataattttgatactttaagatcctaattgactttaaagCTTTAGTTTATGAACCAAATGTGTGTAACGccttttataaattacaagatacagtttatgaattataatttatcatttgtGTAAAGTGTTCTTATTTGTGTAAATTTGATGATCATATTTAGTCTTTAAATGATCCCAATTGGTAAAATTCACTCAATTTTGATGGAGACTTGACAAAATCGTTATCCCtctgatattttgacatatgaacTTGCCATGTCGCACCTCttaaaattgattttccacatagatttttttatgcaaaaaataattaattagtttaaaataagaaaaaaagaacaaatcgctaaactaaaatctatcaagtataatttcaaaatattaTCACGTGTCAATAGAATAACAATTCTATTAAGTCTCTAtccaaattggatgaaatttcacACCACATGATAAAATTTTGGGTAAATCAAATAATTCCAATTTCGGCAGATCGAGCCCATGTTCTATTCAGCACATCACACCaatgcaaaatttattaatttgactctgttaattgtattttttaatttatctaaCAAACTCTAGAATGATTTATATAATAACACAGATAGTATTAAATTTAGACGTGAAAGGTACCTAGGACCTTCAAAATGTTGGAGACGACCCTGATTAAATTGGTTTTCatcatttctaatattatttcctttacattttaatttgtgTTTAAAAAGAATGTAATCTAGTTTTAATAATACAATAATTGAGTttaaagccaaaaaaaaaaaaaaactaccatATTATTATCGTGCCTTCACTTCTTTCCTCCACAATCATTATATCATACTCCCTCCATtttcaaataagtgtcgttttagaattttcacacaaattaagaaacacaattaatatgcacttaaattaataaatttaagtggatcaactaaataaaaattctctctcctataatgattggagaagaaactttgaaagcttaaaaaacacataactcaagacaaaatttaaatgcctagaccaaaaaactatactaaattttattgaaaaacgaaaacgacacttataaaataacaaaaacaattatctaaaacgacacttatttgagaatggagggagtataaaacatgatattttcactttcttttcaatttgagtaaaaaaaatattttatggaAAATATGATTGTAgtttcaaaaatatatttttttaacttaaatACAACATAATTTAGTTGAAATTATACCcaaaagttaaaaataaaatgtgaaATATTTAACTAAAAATATTGAGAGAGAACAATCACTAGTTGTATTTTAACTTAATTTGAAACGGCTTGCTTAACATGTTGGCAGTTTTAAGCAACTATTGACATTGATATGATTgatcatttttatttatattagctAAGAATGATTCCTACCCCCAAATAAAACCCTAAGCtaacttaataaaaaaaaatctaagctaataaataaaaatcttaagcttttataaaacaaaaaacacgTAGTtaccaaatatataaattaataatattagaaccataaaattttattaatttatagagattgttaatttatcgagtataaaaTTAGTTATTCGATCgaagtcgggaccagaagaaattattattttaaaaagattattaatttatcgaatattaatttataaaggtttACTTGTATAAAATTAAAAGACGTACGTACCCATTGCTCGTGACATAGCTAGAATGCCTTCAACCCGAGGTACATCCAGATACACCACGCGTCCACCAGCTGCTAAAATCCTTTCATGTTCATCTGGACGATCCGGCTGCAAACACACAGAACAAACtcttcataaattaatttttaacaaaattcaaataagaaaaaaatgttATGTTAAAAGATAAATCCAATTAAGGTAACTTACTTTTGACCTTGAAAGCCAGGTAAAAACAAAATATGGCAGCTAAAACTAAAACCAAGTGTCTATTGCATGCCTTTCACATTCACatgcatacatatatatcaTTAGCAACATTTATCATACCCCTGAATTTCGtctaaattacaaaactaacctTCTGGTCCACACTCAGAGCAATTGGCTTTCCGCCGCGGCAAAGGACGGCGCGAGAGTCACCGCAATTGGCAACAATAATGTGCTCGTCAGTAACAACGGCAACAACGGCGGTGGAACCTCCGACCACCAAATTCTTTGAGGGGCAGCCACATCTCCACCCGATTGAACCACATCCGCATGTGGATAGTGCTTCCTGGTCCAATTTCAGGAAGGTCCTCTTCAGTACTGCCTTCCACTTCTCtttccactcctcttccccTTCCGCCGCCTGTTTCCCTGAACTGCTGCTCCCGCCGGCCCCACTCTGGTGGTTTCCAGTGTGGTCCCACTTGGTCAGTTCCCCCTCTAACACCACGTGCATCTTCTCCCTGCATAACGCCGCCACCTGGAAAAAGAAATCCTCATATTGGATTTTCAGTTTACCAAATTAATTGCCCCTACTTTCATCCAATCAAATCTAACAAGATCCGGTTTCAAAATTACCTGAGCACCGGCGTGACCGTCGTAAACAGCAAAGAAGTGCACCGGCTTCTTTCCATTAAAGGTCGGAGCACAGAGACTAGTTTTGACAGCGATTGCATCCTCCATATCACGAGATCTCCCCGCCACTGACATAGTCCCAAAATCAGGCACATCAACAGGCAGTCCCCTTGTGAGTTGCGACCTCATAGGTTCCTGCAGTTCATTCTCTGGTTTGATTGCTTTTCCCCTGGAATCAGCATTCACATGAGGAATCGCAGCGGCGGTGGTGGCCGTGTGCTGCGCTCTCAACAGGATTCTCCTGCGGCGGCGTTCCCTGCATGACTCCGGAGTATCTTCTAGGTAACCGTTTTTCATGAGTTGATACAAGTCAGGCATTCTGAAATCAGGCGGGTTTAAACTAGGGGTGGTGAGCAGAGGGATATTGTTGTAAACAGATGGAGAGATAGACCACAGAATTAAGCAAGAGAAAGAGAAACTGGAAAAAAGTGGTGGTTTCAAAAAGGGAAAGTGCGCAGCGGTTGCGTTTTTTCTGGTGGAAGGGTGTTGGGAGGGCAGCTACAAAGGGTATCACGTAGCACAACCCCTCTTTAGACTACTAGCCAAACACCATTTCCTCAGCTTACGATACGTGTCCACTCATTCCATTCATCTTCCTGTAAGTTGTAGCCATGCAGCAGAATGACGTTTGGGTGGCTTCTTTTCTAAAATCATGATTTTTacttaataaaattattcaCTTAAATTCAGATAAACTAATATTATTTCTGTGCGTTGCGTGGGTggattaaatttttataaaaaaaattaatttttaattttttattttaaaataatttaaatttataaaaaagaaagattattttaaaaaacaactttgtataattttttgtttttcaaaaaatatagtTAACgacatatattaaatttaatatatgtatagtaattaatattgaaaataatatttttttattaattaaattataaaataaagtaataagTAGTTAATATTTTATCTTATTAGAAAAACGAAACATAATGATTCAAACAACATTTTGCTTCATACAACATTTCGTTTCGTAAACTTTGTAAAATCTtgcattaaaaaataatatagtagtgagtttttattataaataaaataattatttaattattttttaaagtaGTTTACAATAGTCTAAATGAACCTATATTATATAAatgtttttctctctctttaatatgaaaatttcatttatttaaaagtaaaaattattttcaaattgaTGGGATTAATAtcccaaaattttaaaaatagttgCATTTCTTTTTCTATAATTGGTTTtgtagttaattttttttcatttagacCTTTCTATAGACTCCACCAATACTTTTAGAGTCCGTTTGATATggcgtaatgcaatgtaatataattaaagttataatgtaatcaaatttataatgtaatgtaatagaATAACgattccattaccatgtttggttgacaaattaaaaaaaaataaaatttaattaccattacaatacttatatttgTTTAGTTAAATGTaagcataaaattttatttatacaattaaaatcaa
The DNA window shown above is from Euphorbia lathyris chromosome 1, ddEupLath1.1, whole genome shotgun sequence and carries:
- the LOC136226252 gene encoding probable protein phosphatase 2C 75 yields the protein MPDLYQLMKNGYLEDTPESCRERRRRRILLRAQHTATTAAAIPHVNADSRGKAIKPENELQEPMRSQLTRGLPVDVPDFGTMSVAGRSRDMEDAIAVKTSLCAPTFNGKKPVHFFAVYDGHAGAQVAALCREKMHVVLEGELTKWDHTGNHQSGAGGSSSSGKQAAEGEEEWKEKWKAVLKRTFLKLDQEALSTCGCGSIGWRCGCPSKNLVVGGSTAVVAVVTDEHIIVANCGDSRAVLCRGGKPIALSVDQKPDRPDEHERILAAGGRVVYLDVPRVEGILAMSRAMGDRYLKPIVISEPEICFIKREPDDECLILASDGLWDVVNNDLACLLASECLLQENTSDFINPGPLVEDDVGGPLFSSQSVLAAALLTRLALARKSYDNISVIVVDLMRGG